In Malus sylvestris chromosome 2, drMalSylv7.2, whole genome shotgun sequence, the genomic stretch TTAAGACTGGAGTTGCCCACCTTGAGCAGAATCAACTTTCAGATGCGTTGTCTtgctttgatgaagcttttcttGCACTGGCTAAGGATCAGTCTCGTGGAGCTGATATTAAAGCACAAGGGACCATCTGTGCTCAATACAAAATAGCAGTCACTCTTCTTCGGGTATTTTATTCATTCTTCTAgagttcaacaaaaaaaaaatgaggaaaaagaaagaaagatggatgTGCTCTTATTTTGAGGCTGAGTGAATGGATAATAAAACCCTTCGCCAATATATTAACACTATGGGACTAAAAACACTTGCGGGATTGATTTCTATTGGTCATCAAAGATCCCATAAAAAAAACTGATCTGAAACCTTGTGTTGCGAATAGTCGCACATAACTTATCTCTAATTTGGTTTTCATTTGCAGGAAATTGGGCGGCTGCAAAGAGTTCAAGGTCCTAGTGCAATCAGTGCAAAAGACGAGATGGCCAGACTCTCACGCCACCTGGGTTCTTTGCCTCTTCTGGCAAAGCACAGGATAAATTGTATCCGAACTGCAATTAAGCGGAACATGGAGGTGCAGAATTATGCTTATTCGAAGCAGATGCTTGAACTCCTGCTATCCAAAGCACCTCCAAGTAAGCAGGAAGAATTGAGGAGCTTAGTTGATATGTGTGTGCAAAGGGGTCTGTCCAATAAATCCATTGATCCACTTGAAGATCCTTCCCAGTTCTGTGCCGCCACACTTAGTCGTCTGTCAACTATTGGATATGACGTTTGTGATCTTTGTGGGGCCAAATTTTCTGCTCTCTCATCACCCGGTTGCATTATATGCGGTATGGGAAGCATTAAAAGATCAGATGCACTCACAGGGCCAGGGCCTGTTCCTTCACCGTTTGGTTGAGGTCTAAATTTCCGCAATGTGTTCCCATACGGGCTCAACTTTGAGGGAAGTAGCCCCAAAACACTGAGTACTTTTCACTTCAATGTAGTTGCTGCCATTGAATATCGTTCGGAGGAGGCTTCACCCACACCGCAGAGATCATACCACTTCCCGTTAGGTATATAACGTATTATGTTTACTTTTTCTTGTAATCGAGTTTGAGTTTGTTGCCATgccttaatttttcttttgtgcgTTTACTCCCATTTTTTATCTGTCATTATCCAAATCATTGATATTCCCAGTTTTGTGATTACTTTCCCTCTGACTTTGTAAAGAACTGGATCCTATGAAATCCAAAATTCAGTTGCTCTGTGTGAAtaatgatgctttcatcatttggCTCTAAAATTTACATGCGATGCGTGAATTTGTGTCTGTCTCTCTCCTCACCTAACACATGACATAGCAGCGTGTATCCTATGCCTCTCTCTCTGTCCTCACGTGACACAAGTGAGGAAAAAGGCAGAGGTATATAAACCCAGTTACATGTAAGGATATCTCCTAGTTCACGCGTTTTGATATTTCGTTCTATTGATCCAATTTCTGTACCAAGTTGTTAGAGAGTAACATGTCTTCGGCAGCTGACGAGTGACAACCCACAAGTGATGACTTTTAGCAAAATAATACAAATTTCGGGTGGGAGGaggtgtgtgtatgtatgtgtatgtattGTACATTTTGGTTCAAAGTAAATAATTGAAGTATGAAAAGCAAACAAGTGGGGCCTCAGCAATTTTGTTGCTTTGCTTCAGTCAAAGCCTTGTCCATATCTTGCAACGTATCTagattttttccttttgcaAAGCAAGATTCCAACCGTTTCACTTCACCTGCTTCATAATTTGGCAAGCGGGAATCCCTTTACAACACTACTATTTTCCATTCAATTATTCCGAGGTGTAATTCAACAATCGGAACCGTTCATTTCGAATGTCAAAAATTGGCTGAATTAGTAATTGTTTAGCCATTTGATTATCGGAATTTCATTTCTGCTTTATCTACCAAATTGTGTTTTTGGTTGTTGCATGTCTTAGATGACCAAACAATTTGAATGAGGACCTAAAATATAAATGGTTTCGAGCCtccgctgtagcacgatattgtcctctttgggccccgaccacgccctcatggttttgtttttcggaactcacgcgagcagaacttcccaatgAATCACCCATCCTGTGAATGTTTTGAcccattctcgcttaacttcggaattcCTACGGAattcgaagccaatgagctctcaaaatgtctcgtgctaggtagagatgagaatatacatataaggcttacatgatctacTCTCCtgaacgatgtgggatgttacaatttcACTGTCATCGTGACGTTTCAAACTAATAATACAATGTTGTGTGTGAGTTCCTCTCCACCTAACACTACATTATACAATCACATGACAGTAAACACATTCCGTGTACATTACTCTCCGAAACAGTTCTCTACCTACTTTTTATTTCTCCTTTGGAAGCTAAAATGCACTGCCAATTTGTCACACAGgtgcatttttgttttctcaACCAGAGTTAAAGGCTAGAGCCCTAGAGGTCCATTTTTTCAATGGATTGAATTATTTTGTTAggtagtgctatccacacatccaattTTATCTCTCACGTCCTTATCAATTTTTAGAcgtcggatcaaatgaattgaagatcaatggacaaaaaataataaagataTATGAAAGGTAAAAATAAGATACGCTGACAAttaattttcacccaaaaatatcattttagagatgcaaaattattgtacaaaaatcaaacaaaaagacATCTTGGTCAGGTCATGCGGGGTTGGTTTAGCTTATTAGCATACCAGAAATGCTTGCCTCTTTTACATGCTAGGAGTCATTCCTTCTTCCCgacaaatcaaaatttgatgTCTGGATAAACACGAGCCACAAGTATTCGTGTCCGCATTCATGCATTAATCCTCATAGTTTTCGCTTCACCATCttgcaaagatacataaaattgactcaaaaatatTGCCCTCTTTCCCAAACCCAATTTTATATGTACTTCAATACCTTGTTTACTATACCAATATACAAACCCGAGAAAAACTCGTGTTAGGGCAACACTCAGGAAAGCACGAACCTTTTGTATTTTGGTCACACTCGACCAGTATACTGGTCCTACCCGATGTGAGAGCTACCGGACCCTATCAAGTTTCCCTCATCAAACCCACCACCATAACAACTGTTCACAAAAACTATGCATACTAAAGAATtggaacaaaaaatttaaaaaaaaaaaaaaaaaaaaaaacttgtctGTCATTTCTGTAAGAGCAGCCTGAAGGTGAAATTGTATGGCATTATTTGCACCAACTGTGAAAAGGGTTCGTCTCTTCCCCTCCTTTCAAGGCATTGAACTGCCTCATTTCTCAGTTCATTTGGTAGCTGCATGCAAATCCAGTCCACCAATGATTCCAAATCCTTTGCGAAATCGAGTAAATACCAATCCAAAAGCTTGGGGATGATCAGTTTGTTTGTCCTTGAAATGCCAACTGCTGCCTGTATATACTCCCTTTTTGCTGCTTCCAACTCTTCTTCCACATGAGCTGCTGAGTACACTCTAACCTTTTGTTTCACAAGAATTTTAGCATATCAGAACGAACCGAATAGGTTTATACAGACGATATTGCACAAGTTTCAAATCTGAATTAAGTTTGAGGTTAACTTACTGCAGGGGAGGACCAGCTTCCGCACGAAAGTGCAAATGTAACCAAGGGTTCAGACCACTCTAATCCGAAAATGCTGCGAGCTTTCATCTCATCATTTTTCGCAGCTTTTGGACATGTCTGTTGTAAGAGTAGGAAGATTGTGAAACTTAATTTGCATTTTGTAGGCAATATGCATTAGATGAGAGTAACTTGAGTCACTCAACAAAAGTCAGTAGACCATAACCTAAAAGGATAATGAATTTAAGGTGAATATACTTACAAATTTCAAGTGATAAGGCAGTCTTAAAATGAAATGCTCGATTGTAATTGCATTCAGTGGGTGCCCCCCGACACCTATTGTTGCCTGATGCAAGCACAGCCAATGTCAATTTACGAAAAATTATTATACAATAGCAGTTGACACTAACAGAAACAGAACATCACATAACGAAGTGCTGTGCATGATGCTGTGGGCATATAAAGTTAAGGAATCCAATGTGTGTGCGTGCGTGTCCAATGAAATCGGTAGAGATGGATTGATCTTACCTTTTGCATTAGTGCTACAACCATTTCAGGAGTCTCAGGTATCCCATGCTCTAAAAATGCCTACAATACAATCAGTTTCGAGTATGTTGTTTTCGTTTTAGATATACCAGGTAAAGGTCAAAGATACAATCTCTCAATGTATTGAAAAAATGATTGATCAAACTTGCAGTTGGGACATCATAAATATTTGGTTTTCGGTATTTTGGATAGAGAGATGCAGTATTACCTTCATCATGCAGGAATTATAAGTATTGATCCAAAATGCAAGCTTTTGCTGATGGTTAAGACCTTCTAGACTCACTGTGGCAAGCTTTCCAAGTAGGAACCTGTTGATTTTTATAAAagacaaatcaattaaacacaATTGCAAGCAGTTTGATTATTGGAGGACCAAGATTAGACAGACTAAAAACTCACTTTAATCTGTGCATCAGAATCAACGCGCTTGTTGTTCTGTTGAGATCAATCGAACAAATATCAATCGAATGGAGGTGTTTATAGGGGCCAACGTCCATGTCTCTGAATTCCAAACAAATACCATAAGGATCTCGAAACCCTGTCTCTCCATTTGCTGCATGAGCAGATAATGCTGATCTAGAACTTCCCAATTCCTCTACCTTGTCCTTCAAACTGCTCATCCTCACAAAAATGCTGGACAAACACTTGACAATGTCCTCAGACACTTTGTTAGGAGTGTTATCAGCTTCCAGAACCCTATCATCCGAAGAACTAGATGAACTCTCATGTGTTCTTTCCTGGTCTACTAATCTGCACTCTAGCTGAACAATTACAGGCACAAATAAATAACCACAATGTGTTACAGATTGAGTCTAATTACAACTTTTACAGTACTACATACCTCTAACTTCAAAGCGTCCGAAGATTTTGCCATGGATTCATGTTTCATAGGAGATTTTTTCACTGGGGTTACAATTTTAGCGGTTTTCTTGTCAGGAGACTGCTTATCCTTCGCTGCATTAGGACATAATCGATTCTCATTTCCTCTACCATCTTCTGCAATAGGTGTGAAGGAATTGGGTTTCCTGGGAGTTTGTTTTCCATTGACTTGCCTAGTAGAACAATTCCCCGTTCGATCATAGACGATATGATCAGTGGACATCATCCTTCTGCTCGAAGCACAGCGAGCAAGAGAAGGTTGAAGCCTGCTGGCTGCTGCTACTGATTTGAACTCATTGTGTGACAAAGATTTTGACCTCTGATGTTTAGAGCCTCGAATTGGTGTCCGCTCAATCGAATCATTCAAAGTTTCGACACTACTCTTGGAGGACAGATACACAGCCTGCTGATACAGGCCTTGTCGAAAATTAACAACCTGTTCTTCGAGCCGAACAACCTCCTCTTCCAAAACAGCTACTTCAGCCAGAAGTTCTAATGTCTGAAACAAAAAGCATCGCAATTTGCATCAATCCAAATGAAGTGCATTCTTCATCAATTTCTAATCTTGGAAAAGGGTTCTTCTGGgttttcagagagagagagagagagagagagagagagagagataattgTACAAACATGTGGAGGGAGATAAGGAGGAAGACGAGGCAGAGCTCCCAATGGTCTTGTAAAAGCCCTTTCCAATGCTCTGTGTACATTCTCTTCATGTCTGAGCTTCTTCTTCAGCTTATCAACCTGCATATTCCAAACCAAACCGATAAGTCAACGAACACATATCAAATAACAACAACATTAAAAGAAGAACTATTTTGTAGATATTAAGAAACCCAATTGAAATGTTGGAAGATTACATCTTTCTGCAATGCCATTTTTCGTTCTCGGTTCGATTTACGCCGATTGATTGCAGTTCTATCAATTCCCATTGCTCTGCTCTTCTGAgtctccatcttcttctccttctttacAAATCCAACACCAAAACAATATCAATGTTATGAGCAAAAAAATGGGATCAGTGTGTCTGAGAAAAAAGGACTCCAAAGGGAGAAACAACACTATTCTTTTCTTGAGAAGTAAAAGAATTTTTGGATCAAAAGTGCCTCACTTTTCACAGATCAGTAGGAGATTAAACAAAAATGGAAAGAATTTTTTGGAAGTAAAGAATATTTAATATCTCTTTCGTTATGAAATTAAATgcaaaaaatggaaaagaaaatttaaaagccTTTACTTtttcaaataaattttaaaacccAATTCAGATGCCTATTGCCCATAtccaaaaactccattttcagAAAGGTTTCAAGGTCTAGAAGGCTAGAAGAAGAGAACCCAGAATTTTCTTCTTACTTTTTTCTCGAGAAACAAACACACTGGCCTCGAAATTTGTCAATGATACGACCTCTCAGctttaaagaaagaagaagaattacaacgcaaaaatgaaaaaagaaaagcaactTACTTTATTAATATCATGGTTCATAGCAGCAGCAGCTTTCATGGTCTGAAGATTAGTGCGTACTCtggtattcattttttttctttctggaaaaaaaatgagataaaCAAACTATGATGCAAATTTAATGCATCCTGAAAAGATGAACAGAGGGATGacaactagagagagagagagattatattTCATATATGGTTAAGAGAGCGGGAAAGTTGAAGTGGTTAAGACTCAGAAAAAGAAATGGCTGCATTTGCCTTTGGTGTTAGTTGTTTgttggttctctctctctctctctctctctctctctctctctctctctctcctcaaacAGAGTGAAGTAAAAGAAAGCAGCAAAAGAACACAGATGACAGGGTTCTGAAGGAAACAGCAGAAAACGACGAGGTTTTAGACCTTTGAATTTGATAAAGCGTCGTCCAAGAAAAGCGTATAatatggatttggatcctctcctcaGCCCAAGGaaaggatcctcctgaccaaggaTTGTGATGAACCGTTAGATTTTTATCTATCGGTTACAAACAGGAAGATctttttaaagttataataatcgtttgatgaaaatccaacggcccacaaTTCTTAATCAGAAGGATCCTCTCATTGGGATTAGGAGAGGATTCAAATCCTATGATTATTATAAGCTTAAAAGAACCCTCCTATTTATagtcgttggataaaaatccaacggtccacagtCTTTGATTAGAGGATCCTCCTTAGACTCaggaggatccaaatccgtatAAGATGGACAACAAGCCTACTGCCATTatcatatataatattatttcaTACAAACAAATCTATTTTTTTCTAAATCGATTTCAAACAAACAATCGAAGCTAAAGtttataggtttttttttttttttttttgtcaaaagttTATACGGTTTgcttggtttggtattgttgtgttttgaaaagaaaaattgtttttactgtGTTGTTAGAATACGTAGCTGTAAAATAAAACAAcagaatgtttggtaaactttttttgtaaaagtgcttttgaaaaaaaaaaaacagtatgatAGTGTTtaataaacttttatgtaaaacagttgTGACTCTGTGAAATGACTAAAAAAGGTATAATactatattattattatgatattttatttaatattactATTTCTATGTGAGGATCTTGTGTGGCCGTTGGGCCTACACCCCATTTTTCTTATCCATgtgtcttcttttccctctaCACTGCAGAACTATCTCGAAAActctcagctctctctctctgcactctctcatCCATCGAGACAACCCCACACTCAGCTCTCTCTCTGCACTTTCCCTTATCCTCGTGTCTTCCTTTCCCTCTTCGTTTCCCCCACTGCTTCTCTATCATATTTCTTTTCTTCGTTCCCCAAAACCAAGTTTATCCATGGGACCCCAAAGAAGACCAGGAAGAAGAAAACCCAGAAACTCGATTCCGCTCCTCCCTCACTCTGCTCCCCgcaacccaaaaacccagaaacccaatTCCACTCCTCCCTCACTCTGCTCCCCGCAACCCAAAAACCTTCAAAGATCTTCACGAGGAAGCACGAGGTAGATTCATAGTGGGAGGGACGAGGTAGATTCATAGTGGGTGGTGACGATTCAGATCTTCACGGGGAGGGACGAGGTAGATTCACAGTGGGGGAGACACAAATCTTCAAAGATCTTTGGTAGAGATGAAGCTGGGAGGAGCAGAAAGGGGATGATATAGATGAAGGGAGGGTAGGATTGCCAGAAACTTTCATTAAAGGGTCACTATTCACCCATGTTTTAGAGGTTTACGCAGAAGCTGAAAAACCAGTTTTTTAAAGCTGCCTTTTGTTGCTtctgttttttggttttttttcacccaaaactgtgcaAAAAAGCTGAAGTtagaagtttaccaaacacaaaaatgcccctaacttttttttataccagctttttttaaaatcacctcaacctCAAACCATACCTTAGTATGCCAAAGTTTAGAGGTTTTTCAATATGTATCGATTTATAATATACATCACAATTCTTAGCAGTTAGAGTTTTGTTCATTATATTTTTTATCACACATTTTGTTCGTTAGATTTTTTATCTCACATTTAGAAAATGAAATGTGCAATCTTATATCCTTAATTGTTAGATCTTATCAATATCCTTAATTATTAGATCTTATATTTGTTATGGTGCATGTCATGCTTTGGTTTATGGGAAAATTTTTGAAGTTTAAATTGGCAAGCAATGTTTATATTATTAGGTTATAAAATGTAAtttgtctaaaaaaaaaaaaggttataaaATGTAGGTttctttccctctctttctttaaataacattaaattaagaaacatgaaagttagagagagatagagacaaGCACTAAAAAACACACACTCCCTCCTCTCCCTTAAATttttagccttttttttttatgaaaaatgttAAGGAAACTCTTTTAAAGTAAGACTCTTCataaattttccaccactttatattttttgcacgatattttataatgttagtgtaaaaattgtacaaaaaaaaaagagattcaTGGCGGAAAGTGAGAGGAACAAGAATGTGATTTGAGTTGTATGTGTGTGGGAAAGTGAGAGGAACAAGAATGTGATTTGAGTCGTGCTACTTGCAACTTTTAGCTTTTGTTTGTGTGAATCTATGATGATGGATTAACATGCACAAAGCACTCTCCCACTCTTATCTTTTTTATTCCTACTAACTATAATTCATGACCAACCATCcccttcttttttccttttatttttttcatcttcTGTCTTTGGATTCCTTTCATGAACTCAATTCTTTAATCAACTGCActggttttgttttaattatttaattggcAACTAATTGTCCTTCCAAGACACGTGTCCTACTAGGATAATTCATGCATGAATGATATTGTTCCAATAAACCATgatcatttgaaaataattatGGTTATAAAAAAGGCACTTGCATTTTGGAGGTAGAATATGGTAGCAAACACTTCTAAGATAAAAAGATGCATATTACTATTCGGTTCATTAAGGTAATAATGATAATCTCAAAATGTATGGTATATGGTATACTAGAATATAGTTGTTATCAGTGCCGAAGCTAGCATAGAGTCATTGATTGTTCATGATCTAAACAACTTCAAAAACTCtatttatatttgtatgtgtAGTGTATTGTCCCTATAAACAGCTTgggcaaattaaatcacaacttcCTTCTACTTCTTCTATTTTGTTATCATCCATAATTACAACATCCTTCtacttcttctatttttttatcatccatgtctttctcttctctcttcttatgtGCAGCTCTATTGTGATCACCAAGTGATTGATGAAATGTCTTAGTTGAAAAGTCGTCTTTAACATTACTCTAAAGTTTCCTATAGCCACCCTTGACAAGCGTCTGTATACCATAGTAGTTGTTGACGTATATTGGCATAAACCTTTAGTAAATGTTGGCAAGAATCAATTGTTCGCATCAAGTTCTCAACGAAATGGTccaatgaagtttttttttttggttgaaaatgaCCCCATTATTTGAAAATTCTAGCTCCGCCACTAATCGCTACCAACTCACATGTAAATTTATGAATAGACGACAAGTCTTTACCTTAGGGTATAATATTAATAACCAAGTCACATGTCATAACATAAGTGAATTATTTATACTACGTTGTAGTGTTTCAGTATCACACAATAATTTTGTGTCTAAATCGTAGacaaatatatattaggaaGTTGTCTACATTGTGAGACAACTACAACGTACTAAACATCTGCAAGTGTAAGAGCCAAGTTACCAGCAGCTATGGGGACAATAGACAACTCATCTTATCATTATCATTAATAAAGTTGTTGATGTACTTGGCTTGGCCCATATTTAGTGCTGTAATATATCTCTCGGATGCTCAAAGATTTATTGATTAATTGTTTTGGTTTATATATGAAAGATTTATTGATATTGCACAATAAATTGGCTTTTAACGAAATGCttttcaagcaaagcaaaaaccaACTTGCAAATTACTGATGGAGAAAGCCAGTTGTTATCTTCTCCATCGTGCAAGAGTCTTAGGTAATTAGAGTCTCTTACAATCGACATATTTACTAGGGTAAGAGATTTGGGTTAAGTTATACAAACTCGTTATTTTTAAGAGTTAAATTTAAGACCTCCTACTTATAAATACaaagaaatatcactaaaccgcAATTCTAAGTggcaaaattttcaagtttgaaattttgtagtagttcaatatgttgtatacacTATGGTTTGACATTCCTTAAATCACTAGATATGATAGTTTTATCTAGAACATTTGAGCTTAGCTGTACATTTTttaaagggagactttggatgcggtccctagttatgaacaatctttgactgaaactttgttggttttcaatttttgatccaagtccctaaaattaattgataatttatttctatgtacgttactatattttttaaattaaaaattaaaatttatagttgtttatattaatgagattttaaataaaaaacataatttgtgg encodes the following:
- the LOC126613736 gene encoding uncharacterized protein LOC126613736 — protein: MNTRVRTNLQTMKAAAAMNHDINKKEKKMETQKSRAMGIDRTAINRRKSNRERKMALQKDVDKLKKKLRHEENVHRALERAFTRPLGALPRLPPYLPPHTLELLAEVAVLEEEVVRLEEQVVNFRQGLYQQAVYLSSKSSVETLNDSIERTPIRGSKHQRSKSLSHNEFKSVAAASRLQPSLARCASSRRMMSTDHIVYDRTGNCSTRQVNGKQTPRKPNSFTPIAEDGRGNENRLCPNAAKDKQSPDKKTAKIVTPVKKSPMKHESMAKSSDALKLELECRLVDQERTHESSSSSSDDRVLEADNTPNKVSEDIVKCLSSIFVRMSSLKDKVEELGSSRSALSAHAANGETGFRDPYGICLEFRDMDVGPYKHLHSIDICSIDLNRTTSALILMHRLKFLLGKLATVSLEGLNHQQKLAFWINTYNSCMMKAFLEHGIPETPEMVVALMQKATIGVGGHPLNAITIEHFILRLPYHLKFTCPKAAKNDEMKARSIFGLEWSEPLVTFALSCGSWSSPAVRVYSAAHVEEELEAAKREYIQAAVGISRTNKLIIPKLLDWYLLDFAKDLESLVDWICMQLPNELRNEAVQCLERRGRDEPFSQLVQIMPYNFTFRLLLQK